The following proteins are co-located in the Hydractinia symbiolongicarpus strain clone_291-10 chromosome 7, HSymV2.1, whole genome shotgun sequence genome:
- the LOC130649641 gene encoding lysophosphatidic acid receptor 4-like yields the protein MENTTEIVCQVMGVPIRINMYFHVPILVLGILIGILVITFNGIFLTAMSKHSSSTSVSEVLYIMLAVSDLLSGIIYIPTWCCHWILALTSIPTCIPIILTSILGYTLAIFSVFTILFITINIYLSVIHPFLYEVWVTKKRVFTLNLFVWIIFLVMVVGSTSTSLSMWIRCKNVITYLLVIIIIVMVTMHIRLNNEINRICSRVAQTSTAQQTQDIGMKKKATKMGVKIMLAFLMCFVPISSILLYNKMNPTVIVSNYLQHVGIVLLFLNALLDPFIYYFRLGRIRSKVQVLFNNSQTKETHGGQTFNH from the coding sequence ATGGAAAATACAACAGAAATCGTTTGTCAAGTTATGGGCGTGCCAATAAGGATCAATATGTACTTCCATGTACCAATCCTTGTTTTGGGAATACTCATTGGTATTTTAGTCATAACTTTTAATGGTATCTTCCTAACTGCAATGTCCAAGCACTCAAGCAGTACTTCTGTTTCCGAGGTGTTGTACATAATGCTAGCAGTAAGTGATCTTCTGTCAGGTATTATATACATTCCTACATGGTGTTGTCATTGGATACTGGCACTTACATCAATTCCAACGTGCATACCTATAATTCTCACAAGTATACTTGGATACACTCTCGcaatattttctgttttcaCCATTTTGTTTATCACTATAAACATTTATTTGTCGGTTATTCATCCCTTTTTATATGAAGTATGGGTGACAAAAAAGCGGGTTTTTACTCTCAACTTGTTTGTTTGGATTATATTCTTGGTCATGGTCGTAGGTTCAACATCAACATCGTTGTCTATGTGGATTAGGTGCAAAAATGTGATAACCTATCTGCTAGTGATCATAATAATTGTCATGGTAACCATGCATATCCGATTAAATAATGAAATTAACAGAATTTGCTCACGAGTCGCTCAAACTTCAACTGCTCAACAAACTCAAGACATTGGCATGAAAAAGAAAGCGACGAAAATGGGTGTTAAAATCATGCTTGCATTTTTAATGTGTTTCGTTCCAATCTCATCCATCTTGTTGTACAACAAGATGAATCCGACAGTGATTGTTTCAAACTACTTGCAGCATGTGGGAATAGTATTACTATTCTTAAATGCGTTGTTGGACCCTTTCATATATTATTTCAGACTAGGAAGAATTCGTTCAAAAGTCCAAGTACTTTTTAATAACTCGCAGACAAAGGAAACGCACGGAGGACAAACTTTTAACCACTAA
- the LOC130648495 gene encoding lysophosphatidic acid receptor 4-like: protein MLAVSDLLSGIIYIPTWCCHWILALSSIPTCIPMILTSIFGYTLAIFSVFTILFITINIYLSVIHPFLYEAWVTKKRVFTLNLFVWIIFLVMVVGSTSTSLSMWIRCKNMTTYLLVIIIIVMVTMHIRLNNEINRICSRVAQTSTAQQTQDIGMKKKATKMGVKIMLAFLMCFVPISSILLYNKMNPTVIVSNYLQHVGIVLLFLNALLDPFIYYFRLGRIRSKVQVLFNNSQTKQTHGGQTFNH, encoded by the coding sequence ATGCTAGCAGTAAGTGATCTTCTGTCAGGTATTATATACATTCCTACATGGTGTTGTCATTGGATACTGGCACTTTCATCAATTCCAACGTGCATACCTATGATTCTCACAAGTATATTTGGATACACTCTCGcaatattttctgttttcaCCATTTTGTTTATCACTATAAACATTTATTTGTCGGTTATTCATCCCTTTTTGTATGAAGCATGGGTGACAAAAAAGCGGGTTTTTACTCTCAACTTGTTTGTTTGGATTATATTCTTGGTCATGGTCGTAGGTTCAACATCAACATCGTTGTCTATGTGGATTAGGTGCAAAAATATGACAACCTATCTGTTAGTGATCATAATAATTGTCATGGTAACCATGCATATCCGATTAAATAATGAAATTAACAGAATTTGCTCACGAGTCGCTCAAACTTCAACTGCTCAACAAACTCAAGACATTGGCATGAAAAAGAAAGCGACGAAAATGGGTGTTAAAATCATGCTTGCATTTTTAATGTGTTTCGTTCCAATCTCATCCATCTTGTTGTACAACAAGATGAATCCGACAGTGATTGTTTCAAACTACTTGCAGCATGTGGGAATAGTATTACTATTCTTAAATGCGTTGTTGGACCCTTTCATATATTATTTCAGACTAGGAAGAATTCGTTCAAAAGTCCAAGTACTTTTTAATAACTCGCAGACAAAGCAAACGCACGGAGGACAAACTTTTAACCACTAA
- the LOC130649642 gene encoding lysophosphatidic acid receptor 4-like, with product MSKHSSSTSVSEVLYIMLAVSDLLSGIIYIPTWCCHWILALSSIPTCIPIILTSILGYTLAIFSVFTILFITINIYLSVIHPFLYEVWVTKKRVFTLNLFVWIIFLVMVVGSTSTSLSMWIRCKNMTTYLLVIIIIVMVTMHIRLNNEINRICSRVAQTSTAQQTQDISMKKKATKMGVKIMLAFLMCFVPISSILLYNKMNPTVIVSNYLQHVGIVLLFLNALLDPFIYYFRLGRIRSKVQVLFNNSQTKETHGGQTFNH from the coding sequence ATGTCCAAGCACTCAAGCAGTACTTCTGTTTCCGAGGTGTTGTACATAATGCTAGCAGTAAGTGATCTTCTGTCAGGTATTATATACATTCCTACATGGTGTTGTCATTGGATACTGGCACTTTCATCAATTCCAACGTGCATACCTATAATTCTCACAAGTATACTTGGATACACTCTCGcaatattttctgttttcaCCATTTTGTTTATCACTATAAACATTTATTTGTCGGTTATTCATCCCTTTTTATATGAAGTATGGGTAACAAAAAAGCGGGTTTTTACTCTCAACTTGTTTGTTTGGATTATATTCTTGGTCATGGTCGTAGGTTCAACATCAACATCGTTGTCTATGTGGATTAGGTGCAAAAACATGACAACCTATCTGTTAGTGATCATAATAATTGTCATGGTAACCATGCATATCCGATTAAATAATGAAATTAACAGAATTTGCTCACGAGTCGCTCAAACTTCAACTGCTCAACAAACTCAAGACATTAGCATGAAAAAGAAAGCGACGAAAATGGGTGTTAAAATCATGCTTGCATTTTTAATGTGTTTCGTTCCAATCTCATCCATCTTGTTGTACAACAAGATGAATCCGACAGTGATTGTTTCAAACTACTTGCAGCATGTGGGAATAGTATTACTATTCTTAAATGCGTTGTTGGACCCTTTCATATATTATTTCAGACTAGGAAGAATTCGTTCAAAAGTCCAAGTACTTTTTAATAACTCGCAGACAAAGGAAACGCACGGAGGACAAACTTTTAACCACTAA
- the LOC130648496 gene encoding lysophosphatidic acid receptor 4-like — protein sequence MLAVSDLLSGIIYIPTWCCHWILALSSIPTCIPIILTSILGYTLAIFSVFTILFITINIYLSVIHPFLYEVWVTKKRVFTLNLFVWIIFLVMVVGSTSTSLSMWIRCKNMTTYLLVIIIIVMVTMHIRLNNEINRICSRVAQTSTAQQTQDISMKKKATKMGVKIMLAFLMCFVPISSILLYNKMNPTVIVSNYLQHVGIVLLFLNALLDPFIYYFRLGRIRSKVQVLFNNSQTKQTHGGQTFNH from the coding sequence ATGCTAGCAGTAAGTGATCTTCTGTCAGGTATTATATACATTCCTACATGGTGTTGTCATTGGATACTGGCACTTTCATCAATTCCAACGTGCATACCTATAATTCTCACAAGTATACTTGGATACACTCTCGcaatattttctgttttcaCCATTTTGTTTATCACTATAAACATTTATTTGTCGGTTATTCATCCCTTTTTATATGAAGTATGGGTAACAAAAAAGCGGGTTTTTACTCTCAACTTGTTTGTTTGGATTATATTCTTGGTCATGGTCGTAGGTTCAACATCAACATCGTTGTCTATGTGGATTAGGTGCAAAAACATGACAACCTATCTGTTAGTGATCATAATAATTGTCATGGTAACCATGCATATCCGATTAAATAATGAAATTAACAGAATTTGCTCACGAGTCGCTCAAACTTCAACTGCTCAACAAACTCAAGACATTAGCATGAAAAAGAAAGCGACGAAAATGGGTGTTAAAATCATGCTTGCATTTTTAATGTGTTTCGTTCCAATCTCATCCATCTTGTTGTACAACAAGATGAATCCGACAGTGATTGTTTCAAACTACTTGCAGCATGTGGGAATAGTATTACTATTCTTAAATGCGTTGTTGGACCCTTTCATATATTATTTCAGACTAGGAAGAATTCGTTCAAAAGTCCAAGTACTTTTTAATAACTCGCAGACAAAGCAAACGCACGGAGGACAAACTTTTAACCACTAA
- the LOC130648497 gene encoding lysophosphatidic acid receptor 4-like: MLAVSDLLSGIIYIPTWCCHWILALSSIPTCIPMIFTSILGYTLAIFSVFTILFITINIYLSVIHPFLYEVWVTKKRVFTLNLFVWIIFLVMVVGSTSTSLSMWIRCKNMTTYLLVIIIIVMVTMHIRLNNEINRICSRVAQTSTAQQTQDIGMKEKATKMGVKIMLAFLMCFVPISSILLYNKMNPTVIVSNYLQHVATLLLFLNALLDPFIYYFRLGRIRSKVQVLFNNSQTKETHGGQNV, from the coding sequence ATGCTAGCAGTAAGTGATCTTCTGTCAGGTATTATATACATTCCTACATGGTGTTGTCATTGGATACTGGCACTTTCATCAATTCCAACGTGCATACCTATGATTTTCACAAGTATACTTGGATACACTCTGGcaatattttctgttttcaCCATTTTGTTTATCACTATAAACATTTATTTGTCGGTTATTCATCCCTTTTTGTATGAAGTATGGGTGACAAAAAAGCGGGTTTTTACTCTCAACTTGTTTGTTTGGATTATTTTCCTGGTCATGGTTGTAGGTTCAACATCAACATCGTTGTCTATGTGGATTAGGTGCAAAAACATGACAACCTATCTGTTAGTGATCATAATAATTGTCATGGTAACCATGCATATCCGATTAAATAATGAAATTAACAGAATTTGCTCACGAGTCGCTCAAACTTCAACTGCTCAACAAACTCAAGACATTGGCATGAAAGAGAAAGCGACGAAAATGGGTGTTAAAATCATGCTTGCATTTTTAATGTGTTTCGTTCCAATCTCATCCATATTGTTGTACAACAAGATGAATCCGACAGTGATTGTTTCAAACTACTTGCAGCATGTGGCAACATTATTACTATTCTTAAATGCGTTGTTGGACCCTTTCATATATTATTTCAGACTAGGAAGAATTCGTTCGAAAGTCCAAGTACTTTTTAATAACTCGCAGACAAAGGAAACGCACGGAGGGCAAAATGTTTAA
- the LOC130648420 gene encoding uncharacterized protein LOC130648420 isoform X2 — MSYGIRFLVRIMFYFNLCLLLFTQASVASEKKKKRCKKVCHKDFEKLEQRVRDLEAKLDALLSPKTQVKYIQGPKGDKGDRGPRGPMGLQGDRGYTGPRGPKGEDGSSLSKLPKCDPGYFVTSDGTRLYCMKLGIQVPTNPLAITTPTPQTSSGPPTIAAEMEKQITKFRKKHMIQNLYADTWDLHSFIWKQNTYLGISQLSSKTFTLYKWVHNIFVEKAILTIPSARQWTSFEWQGHLYIVIACNTRGKDGEPGSSYLYKMASYDTIELFQKLETTTAFGVDTIKKHGQIYITFAYLYGAKSDVFKWQKDKFVKDHTIPVSGTDIDAFHIGHRAFLAVVGTTSRDSFAYLLEYQNGKFVPFKNIPAGTRPYGIKHIKAGKEHFLGIARYDLKSSLLMKWNGETFEESQKIGSCKARDFAAITTRQMNKSITYMAIINFDCKPVIYIYDEKRKIFIKLQQTDSIRTRDIEFLRMPNSDVVYLAVASNRNTAIYAGAAS, encoded by the exons caACGTGTTCGTGACTTAGAAGCGAAATTAGATGCACTGCTATCACCGAAGACGCAAGTAAAATACATTCAGGGGCCAAAG GGAGACAAAGGTGACAGAGGGCCAAGG GGTCCAATGGGTCTTCAAGGCGACCGTGGATACACCGGACCACGAGGTCCCAAG GGAGAAGACGGTTCATCTTTATCAAAACTGCCAAAATGCGATCCCGGCTATTTTGTCACATCGGATGGGACAAGACTATACTGCATGAAGCTAG GCATCCAAGTACCGACAAATCCATTAGCGATTACAACTCCGACTCCACAAACAAGTTCAGGTCCACCAACAATAGCTGCAG aaatggaGAAACAGATAACAAAATTCCGCAAGAAGCATATGATTCAAAACTTATATGCAGATACATGGGATTTGCATTCGTTTATTTGGAAACAAAACACTTACCTTGGAATTTCGCAACTAAGCTCCAAGACATTCACATTGTATAAGTGGGTGCACAACAT ATTCGTTGAAAAAGCTATTTTAACTATCCCTTCAGCAAGACAATGGACATCGTTTGAATGGCAAGGCCACCTGTATATTGTAATAGCGTGCAATACACGTGGAAAAGATGGAGAACCAGGCAGTTCATATCTGTATAAAATGGCGTCCTATGACACCATAGAACTCTTTCAAAAGCTTGAAACAACAACAGCATTTGGTGTGGACACTATTAAAAAGCATGGTCAAATATATATCACATTTGCTTACCTCTATGGCGCGAAATCTGATGTTTTCAAGTGGCAAAAGGATAAATTTGTAAAAGATCATACTATACCAGTCAGTGGTACAGATATTGATGCGTTCCATATCGGGCATCGAGCCTTCTTGGCTGTCGTAG GTACTACATCACGTGATTCTTTTGCGTACTTACTGGAATACCAAAATGGAAAATTTGTTCCCTTTAAAAACATTCCAGCTGGCACACGACCGTACGGTATAAAACACATAAAAGCTGGAAAAGAGCATTTCTTGGGAATTGCAAGATACGATTTAAAGAGTTCTTTATTGATGAAATGGAATGGAGAAACATTCGAAGAGTCGCAGAAAATTGGATCTTGCAAG GCACGTGATTTTGCCGCCATCACAACAAGGCAAATGAATAAATCAATTACATATATGGCTATCATAAACTTTGATTGCAAACCAGTAATCTATATATACGATGAAAAGAGAAAGATATTTATAAAACTTCAACAAACTGATTCCATTAGGACGAGAGACATTGAATTTTTACGGATGCCGAACAGCGATGTTGTTTATCTTGCAGTGGCGTCCAATCGAAACACAGCGATTTATGCTGGCGCTGCATCTTGA
- the LOC130648420 gene encoding uncharacterized protein LOC130648420 isoform X3: protein MVALNTILWYGLFVLCLTCVLASKKKVDLKEMRKLIREYRRIKQRVRDLEAKLDALLSPKTQVKYIQGPKGDKGDRGPRGPMGLQGDRGYTGPRGPKGEDGSSLSKLPKCDPGYFVTSDGTRLYCMKLGIQVPTNPLAITTPTPQTSSGPPTIAAEMEKQITKFRKKHMIQNLYADTWDLHSFIWKQNTYLGISQLSSKTFTLYKWVHNIFVEKAILTIPSARQWTSFEWQGHLYIVIACNTRGKDGEPGSSYLYKMASYDTIELFQKLETTTAFGVDTIKKHGQIYITFAYLYGAKSDVFKWQKDKFVKDHTIPVSGTDIDAFHIGHRAFLAVVGTTSRDSFAYLLEYQNGKFVPFKNIPAGTRPYGIKHIKAGKEHFLGIARYDLKSSLLMKWNGETFEESQKIGSCKARDFAAITTRQMNKSITYMAIINFDCKPVIYIYDEKRKIFIKLQQTDSIRTRDIEFLRMPNSDVVYLAVASNRNTAIYAGAAS, encoded by the exons caACGTGTTCGTGACTTAGAAGCGAAATTAGATGCACTGCTATCACCGAAGACGCAAGTAAAATACATTCAGGGGCCAAAG GGAGACAAAGGTGACAGAGGGCCAAGG GGTCCAATGGGTCTTCAAGGCGACCGTGGATACACCGGACCACGAGGTCCCAAG GGAGAAGACGGTTCATCTTTATCAAAACTGCCAAAATGCGATCCCGGCTATTTTGTCACATCGGATGGGACAAGACTATACTGCATGAAGCTAG GCATCCAAGTACCGACAAATCCATTAGCGATTACAACTCCGACTCCACAAACAAGTTCAGGTCCACCAACAATAGCTGCAG aaatggaGAAACAGATAACAAAATTCCGCAAGAAGCATATGATTCAAAACTTATATGCAGATACATGGGATTTGCATTCGTTTATTTGGAAACAAAACACTTACCTTGGAATTTCGCAACTAAGCTCCAAGACATTCACATTGTATAAGTGGGTGCACAACAT ATTCGTTGAAAAAGCTATTTTAACTATCCCTTCAGCAAGACAATGGACATCGTTTGAATGGCAAGGCCACCTGTATATTGTAATAGCGTGCAATACACGTGGAAAAGATGGAGAACCAGGCAGTTCATATCTGTATAAAATGGCGTCCTATGACACCATAGAACTCTTTCAAAAGCTTGAAACAACAACAGCATTTGGTGTGGACACTATTAAAAAGCATGGTCAAATATATATCACATTTGCTTACCTCTATGGCGCGAAATCTGATGTTTTCAAGTGGCAAAAGGATAAATTTGTAAAAGATCATACTATACCAGTCAGTGGTACAGATATTGATGCGTTCCATATCGGGCATCGAGCCTTCTTGGCTGTCGTAG GTACTACATCACGTGATTCTTTTGCGTACTTACTGGAATACCAAAATGGAAAATTTGTTCCCTTTAAAAACATTCCAGCTGGCACACGACCGTACGGTATAAAACACATAAAAGCTGGAAAAGAGCATTTCTTGGGAATTGCAAGATACGATTTAAAGAGTTCTTTATTGATGAAATGGAATGGAGAAACATTCGAAGAGTCGCAGAAAATTGGATCTTGCAAG GCACGTGATTTTGCCGCCATCACAACAAGGCAAATGAATAAATCAATTACATATATGGCTATCATAAACTTTGATTGCAAACCAGTAATCTATATATACGATGAAAAGAGAAAGATATTTATAAAACTTCAACAAACTGATTCCATTAGGACGAGAGACATTGAATTTTTACGGATGCCGAACAGCGATGTTGTTTATCTTGCAGTGGCGTCCAATCGAAACACAGCGATTTATGCTGGCGCTGCATCTTGA
- the LOC130648420 gene encoding uncharacterized protein LOC130648420 isoform X1, with protein sequence MKFLILAIFIIYNVKFLFCFGDSGTYVMTRGRRNATSFYEGLEVVKHKTLSKRSGDMLTSINKNVKKRRKKCGCHKLKQRVRDLEAKLDALLSPKTQVKYIQGPKGDKGDRGPRGPMGLQGDRGYTGPRGPKGEDGSSLSKLPKCDPGYFVTSDGTRLYCMKLGIQVPTNPLAITTPTPQTSSGPPTIAAEMEKQITKFRKKHMIQNLYADTWDLHSFIWKQNTYLGISQLSSKTFTLYKWVHNIFVEKAILTIPSARQWTSFEWQGHLYIVIACNTRGKDGEPGSSYLYKMASYDTIELFQKLETTTAFGVDTIKKHGQIYITFAYLYGAKSDVFKWQKDKFVKDHTIPVSGTDIDAFHIGHRAFLAVVGTTSRDSFAYLLEYQNGKFVPFKNIPAGTRPYGIKHIKAGKEHFLGIARYDLKSSLLMKWNGETFEESQKIGSCKARDFAAITTRQMNKSITYMAIINFDCKPVIYIYDEKRKIFIKLQQTDSIRTRDIEFLRMPNSDVVYLAVASNRNTAIYAGAAS encoded by the exons ATGAAGTTTCTCATACTAGCCATTTTCATTATTTACAATGTtaaatttctgttttgttttggtgACAGTGGAACTTATGTAATGACAAGAGGGCGTAGAAATGCTACTAGTTTTTATGAAGGTTTAGAAGTGGTAAAACATAAGACATTGAGCAAACGTAGTGGTGATATGTTGACATCAATAAATAAGAATGTAAAGAAAAGACGAAAAAAATGTGGATGTCACAAACTTAAG caACGTGTTCGTGACTTAGAAGCGAAATTAGATGCACTGCTATCACCGAAGACGCAAGTAAAATACATTCAGGGGCCAAAG GGAGACAAAGGTGACAGAGGGCCAAGG GGTCCAATGGGTCTTCAAGGCGACCGTGGATACACCGGACCACGAGGTCCCAAG GGAGAAGACGGTTCATCTTTATCAAAACTGCCAAAATGCGATCCCGGCTATTTTGTCACATCGGATGGGACAAGACTATACTGCATGAAGCTAG GCATCCAAGTACCGACAAATCCATTAGCGATTACAACTCCGACTCCACAAACAAGTTCAGGTCCACCAACAATAGCTGCAG aaatggaGAAACAGATAACAAAATTCCGCAAGAAGCATATGATTCAAAACTTATATGCAGATACATGGGATTTGCATTCGTTTATTTGGAAACAAAACACTTACCTTGGAATTTCGCAACTAAGCTCCAAGACATTCACATTGTATAAGTGGGTGCACAACAT ATTCGTTGAAAAAGCTATTTTAACTATCCCTTCAGCAAGACAATGGACATCGTTTGAATGGCAAGGCCACCTGTATATTGTAATAGCGTGCAATACACGTGGAAAAGATGGAGAACCAGGCAGTTCATATCTGTATAAAATGGCGTCCTATGACACCATAGAACTCTTTCAAAAGCTTGAAACAACAACAGCATTTGGTGTGGACACTATTAAAAAGCATGGTCAAATATATATCACATTTGCTTACCTCTATGGCGCGAAATCTGATGTTTTCAAGTGGCAAAAGGATAAATTTGTAAAAGATCATACTATACCAGTCAGTGGTACAGATATTGATGCGTTCCATATCGGGCATCGAGCCTTCTTGGCTGTCGTAG GTACTACATCACGTGATTCTTTTGCGTACTTACTGGAATACCAAAATGGAAAATTTGTTCCCTTTAAAAACATTCCAGCTGGCACACGACCGTACGGTATAAAACACATAAAAGCTGGAAAAGAGCATTTCTTGGGAATTGCAAGATACGATTTAAAGAGTTCTTTATTGATGAAATGGAATGGAGAAACATTCGAAGAGTCGCAGAAAATTGGATCTTGCAAG GCACGTGATTTTGCCGCCATCACAACAAGGCAAATGAATAAATCAATTACATATATGGCTATCATAAACTTTGATTGCAAACCAGTAATCTATATATACGATGAAAAGAGAAAGATATTTATAAAACTTCAACAAACTGATTCCATTAGGACGAGAGACATTGAATTTTTACGGATGCCGAACAGCGATGTTGTTTATCTTGCAGTGGCGTCCAATCGAAACACAGCGATTTATGCTGGCGCTGCATCTTGA